One genomic segment of Blattabacterium sp. (Blaberus giganteus) includes these proteins:
- the yidD gene encoding membrane protein insertion efficiency factor YidD, with product MKIIRTFFIKIIRLYQIGISPWIGNNCRYVPTCSNYMILALKKFHFFKAIFISIIRIIKCNPWGPYGYDGTK from the coding sequence ATGAAAATCATAAGAACTTTTTTTATAAAAATTATTAGATTATATCAAATAGGGATCTCTCCATGGATAGGAAATAATTGCAGATATGTACCAACTTGTTCAAATTACATGATTTTAGCTTTAAAAAAATTTCATTTTTTTAAAGCTATCTTCATAAGTATAATAAGAATCATTAAATGTAATCCTTGGGGCCCATATGGCTATGATGGAACAAAATAA
- a CDS encoding DUF192 domain-containing protein, translating into MVIVICFFIKSSEKICYDSDMFLDIGNMLEIEFIKDGELYMKNNNHIIKKIDVELAYRDTEKINGLKYRSSLKENKGMLFLLKNQEEYKQIDMRDVRIPLDIVYINQFDTIVFVNQNVSPMKDIETINLPSNTIKYILEINAGMVSKWGIKKGITKITFKI; encoded by the coding sequence ATGGTAATAGTAATATGTTTTTTTATAAAATCTTCTGAAAAAATTTGTTACGATTCTGATATGTTTTTAGATATTGGAAATATGTTGGAAATAGAGTTTATTAAAGATGGAGAACTATATATGAAAAATAACAATCATATCATAAAAAAAATAGATGTTGAATTAGCGTATAGAGATACAGAAAAAATAAATGGATTAAAATATAGGTCTTCTTTGAAAGAAAATAAAGGCATGTTATTTTTATTGAAAAATCAAGAGGAGTATAAACAAATAGATATGAGAGATGTACGGATTCCTTTAGATATTGTGTATATAAATCAATTTGATACTATAGTTTTCGTGAATCAAAATGTAAGTCCTATGAAAGATATAGAGACTATAAACTTACCTTCAAATACAATAAAATATATTTTAGAAATTAATGCAGGAATGGTTAGTAAATGGGGAATAAAAAAAGGAATAACAAAAATTACTTTTAAAATTTAA
- the sufB gene encoding Fe-S cluster assembly protein SufB yields the protein MKKSNKILKNFTKSEYKYGFYTPIESYKIPVGLNEDVIRKITEEKKEPGWMLDWRLESYNIWKKMTPPKWANIKYQVPDFQNISYYSAPKKKIDLNNFEKIDPELINTFNKLGVPIEERKILSGVATDIVLDSVSLVTTFQKKLKDKGIIFCSINEALKKYPDIVKKYLGSVVSKKDNFYAALNSAVFSDGSFCYIPKGVRCPMELSTYFRINENQTGQFERTLIIADQDSYVSYLEGCTAPQRKENQLHAAVVEIIALEKAEIKYSTVQNWFPGNQRGEGGIFNFVTKRGLCEKEAKISWIQVETGSSITWKYPSCILKGDFSMGNFYSLALTKDYQQADTGTKMIHIGKHTKSIIISKGISAGKAQNNYRGLVKIVPQAICSRNFSQCDSLLIGNQCGAHTFPYIHVYNSTSKVEHEATTSKIGEDQIFYCNQRGINVEKAISIIVHGFSNEVLKKLPMEFAVEAQKLLEISLEGSVG from the coding sequence ATGAAAAAAAGTAATAAAATACTGAAAAATTTTACAAAATCTGAATACAAGTACGGATTTTATACTCCAATAGAATCATATAAAATCCCAGTGGGATTAAATGAAGACGTTATTCGTAAAATAACAGAAGAAAAAAAGGAACCTGGATGGATGTTGGACTGGAGATTAGAATCTTATAACATATGGAAAAAAATGACCCCTCCTAAATGGGCTAATATAAAATACCAGGTTCCAGATTTTCAAAATATAAGTTATTATTCTGCTCCCAAAAAAAAAATAGATTTAAATAATTTCGAAAAAATAGATCCAGAATTAATAAATACGTTCAATAAATTAGGAGTCCCTATAGAAGAAAGGAAAATTCTTTCAGGTGTTGCAACAGATATCGTATTAGATTCCGTTTCTTTAGTAACTACGTTTCAGAAAAAATTGAAAGATAAAGGGATTATATTTTGTTCTATTAATGAAGCTTTAAAAAAATATCCAGATATTGTAAAAAAATATTTAGGTTCAGTTGTTTCAAAAAAAGATAATTTTTATGCGGCTCTGAACTCAGCTGTATTTTCAGATGGTTCTTTCTGTTATATCCCAAAGGGAGTCCGTTGTCCCATGGAATTATCCACATATTTTCGTATTAATGAAAATCAAACGGGTCAATTTGAAAGGACCTTAATTATTGCAGATCAAGATTCCTATGTCAGTTATTTGGAAGGATGCACGGCTCCACAAAGAAAAGAAAATCAATTACACGCAGCTGTAGTAGAAATTATAGCCTTGGAAAAAGCTGAAATTAAATATTCTACTGTTCAAAATTGGTTTCCTGGAAATCAAAGAGGAGAAGGTGGAATTTTTAATTTTGTAACAAAACGTGGATTATGTGAAAAAGAAGCAAAAATATCTTGGATCCAAGTGGAAACTGGTTCTTCAATTACCTGGAAATATCCATCTTGTATTCTTAAAGGAGATTTTTCCATGGGAAATTTTTATTCTTTAGCTTTAACTAAAGATTATCAACAAGCAGATACGGGAACTAAAATGATACATATAGGAAAACATACTAAAAGTATTATTATATCAAAAGGGATATCCGCTGGAAAAGCTCAAAATAACTATAGAGGATTGGTGAAAATAGTTCCTCAAGCAATTTGTTCTCGAAATTTTTCTCAATGTGATTCTTTATTAATTGGTAATCAATGTGGGGCACACACATTTCCATATATTCATGTATATAATTCGACTTCTAAAGTCGAACATGAGGCGACTACTTCAAAAATTGGAGAGGATCAAATTTTTTACTGTAATCAAAGAGGAATAAATGTAGAAAAAGCCATTTCTATAATTGTACATGGTTTTAGCAATGAAGTTTTGAAAAAACTTCCCATGGAATTTGCAGTAGAAGCTCAAAAACTTTTGGAAATTTCTTTGGAAGGATCTGTAGGTTAA
- a CDS encoding iron-sulfur cluster assembly accessory protein, with the protein MVFISEKAKNKLISIMKKEGLSHDVSFVRLGVKHGGCSGMSYELTFDKEKQKGDQLFKHKEMKILVNQNSIPYLEGTTLEYSDGLDGKGFYFNNPKAKHTCGCGKSFSS; encoded by the coding sequence ATGGTTTTTATATCTGAAAAAGCTAAAAATAAATTAATTTCTATTATGAAAAAAGAAGGCCTTTCTCATGATGTTTCTTTCGTTAGATTGGGAGTGAAACATGGAGGGTGTTCAGGTATGTCTTATGAATTAACTTTTGATAAAGAAAAACAAAAAGGAGATCAACTTTTTAAACATAAAGAAATGAAAATACTTGTTAATCAAAATAGTATTCCTTATTTGGAAGGAACTACATTAGAATATTCAGATGGATTAGATGGAAAAGGGTTTTATTTTAATAATCCTAAAGCAAAACATACTTGTGGATGTGGAAAAAGTTTTTCATCATAA
- the lgt gene encoding prolipoprotein diacylglyceryl transferase — protein MKILGYINWDPVHKFSLWKGFFIHIYSLMFVISFSFGWYIMKYIYQNDNIHKKYLDPLFIYTFFGTLLGARLGQVLFYDLSYFSDHWIEAFLPIKENNHNFLLGFIKGYEFIGYRGLSSHGATIGIILSSFFYSKTILNEKSFIWLCDRLCLPVSISAVFIRIGNFFNSEIVGKPCNEKLPWAVKFLQMDTEYGEIIPRHPAQIYESISYLIIFLFLWYLYRIGKNYDGFLSGIFFIILWSVRFLLEFIKEPQGEEFINFLSLNTGQWLSLPFILFGFFLLNLSRIKKYFFSL, from the coding sequence ATGAAAATATTAGGATATATTAACTGGGATCCCGTTCACAAATTTAGTTTGTGGAAAGGGTTTTTTATCCATATTTATAGTCTAATGTTTGTGATTTCTTTTTCATTTGGATGGTATATTATGAAATATATTTATCAAAATGATAATATACATAAAAAATATTTGGATCCTTTATTTATATATACTTTTTTTGGAACTCTTTTGGGTGCAAGATTAGGTCAAGTTTTATTTTATGATTTATCATATTTTTCAGATCATTGGATTGAAGCTTTCCTCCCTATTAAAGAAAATAACCATAATTTTTTATTAGGATTTATAAAAGGTTATGAATTTATTGGTTATAGAGGTTTATCTAGCCATGGTGCCACTATAGGAATTATTTTATCTAGTTTTTTTTATAGTAAAACAATCCTAAATGAAAAATCTTTTATTTGGCTATGTGATAGATTATGTCTTCCTGTATCAATATCTGCTGTTTTTATTAGAATAGGAAATTTTTTTAATTCTGAAATAGTAGGAAAACCATGTAATGAAAAATTACCTTGGGCGGTAAAATTTTTGCAAATGGATACAGAATATGGAGAAATAATTCCCAGACATCCTGCACAAATTTATGAATCTATTAGTTATCTAATAATTTTTTTATTTCTTTGGTATTTGTATAGAATAGGTAAAAATTATGATGGATTTTTATCCGGAATTTTTTTTATTATACTTTGGTCTGTTCGTTTTTTACTAGAATTTATAAAAGAACCACAAGGAGAAGAATTTATTAACTTTTTATCTCTTAATACAGGACAATGGCTCAGTCTTCCTTTCATTCTTTTTGGATTTTTTCTTCTTAATTTATCAAGAATTAAAAAGTATTTTTTTTCATTATGA